In Spirochaetota bacterium, the genomic stretch AATTGACTCGGGCGAGCGGAACCTGTACACGCTTCTTGGCCCCTGGGACGCGGACTACGAGAAAAAGATCCTCTCGTACCGCTCGCCGATCGGAATGGCGCTTCTGGGCAAGAAGTCGGGGGATGTCATTGACCTGAGGATCGGCGACGAGGCGCGTAAACTGAAAATTCTATCGATAGAGAAATACAGGCAATGAACAGTTACGACGATTATTTCCCCTGCAACGGAAACGAGCTGATGTGCGAGGGCCTGCCCCTCCGGGAAATAGGCGAGCAATACGGAACACCGCTGTATATCTATAGCGAGAGGGGATTTCGCGAACGATATCGCGAAATAGATGGGGCGCTTGCGGGCGTTTGGCACCTCATCTGTTATTCGATAAAGTCCAATTCGAACGTCAACATCCTTCGAACGATGGCGGAGATGGGGTCGGGTATGGACGTGGTCTCGGGCGGGGAGATACGGCGTGCGCGGGCCGCAGGGGTCGACCCGGGAAAGATCGTGTTCGCGGGCGTGGGCAAGACCGACGAGGAGATTTCCGAGGCGATCGACTGGAAGATCCTCATGTTCAACTGCGAATCGTTCGAGGAGATGGAGAAGATTGACGGCATTGCGCGCGCAAAGAAGGTTGTGGCCGATATCTCGGTCCGGGTGAATCCCGACGTAGACGCGAACACGCACCATTACATCACGACTGGCAAAAAGGAGAACAAGTTCGGGATAGCGATCGATCAGCTTCTCGAGCGGCGCGCCTTTGTAAAGGGGCTTGCGGGCCTACGCCTGATCGGAATACACTGCCATATCGGCTCGCAGATCGTCGACATGCGGCCGTTCATCGCGTCGCTTGAGCGGCTGATCGCGCTTATCGACGAGTTGAAAAGGGGCGGCTTTAAGGATATCGCTTACATCAATCTCGGCGGCGGAATGGGGATCCGCTACAGGGACGAGGAATTTTTCCCGATCGCCGAGTGGGCCGGCGAGGTGAAGAAGCGGGTTTCGGCCGCCAAACTAAGGCTCATCATCGAACCGGGGCGTTATATAAGCGGCAACAACGGGGTGCTTCTGGTCAGGCTTCTGTACAGGAAGCAAAGCGCCAATAAGGTGTTTCTTGTCACCGACGGCGGCATGAATGATCTTATTCGGCCATCGCTCTATTCCGCGTACCAGAACGTGCAGAACTGCGTCCGCCGGGATGCGAACGAAGTCGTCGATGTCGTGGGGCCTGTCTGTGAATCCGGCGATTTCTTCGCGAAGGACCGCGAGATAACGCGCTCGGAGCAGGGGGACTATCTCGCCGTAATGTCCGCAGGCGCGTACGGCATGTCGATGGCCTCCCGGTACAACACGCGCCGTCTGCCCGCAGAGGTGATGGTCGGGACCGACGGAAGTGCGCGTCTTATCAGGAGACGCGAAACGTACGACGACATGCTGGCGCACGAACTCCCTCTGTAAAATTAAATTGACAAATACCGTGCGTCATTTATAGGGATGTATCCTTGCCGCGATGGCGGAATTGGTAGACGCGCCAGGTTCAGGGTCTGGTGGGCGTACGCCTGTGAGGGTTCAAATCCCTCTCGCGGCAAAGGTTTTTTTCCTCTTTCAGGCGACATCAGAAAACCCGTAAAAATCAGGTTGTGATCCTCCCCCATGTTCCAGATACAGGTTGTGAGACATATGGACGAACCGGCCGAACGTGGAGAATCCCGCTTCGTCATTGATGATTACGAATCCCCGTGCGAAATGGATGGTGGCGGGCTTTTGCACTGCACCGATGCGTTTAAAAACCTGGAGCATTTTGAAGAAAGCGTTGGTGCGGCGGGCGATCCGTTCGGCGAAATCGGCGGCAGTATATGGCGCTGCCATGCGGAAAGCATGGAGGTCATCGAGCTTGAATCCGGCTTTTACATCCAACCGCTCGCCTCCGCGTCCATGGCGCCACCGTCTTTTCCATCCGTCATCTATATAGATCCGTTCAGCGCGTTCGGCGACGGCAGGCACCCCAGCACGTCGCTGTGCCTGCGTTTTCTCGCGGAGCATGCGGACTCTTTCACCGCTGACGAGCGCGCCATGCTTTCCGTTCTCGACGCCGGGGCGGGTACCGGTATCCTCTCCATCGCCGCGGAAAAACTGGGCGCGGGATTGATCGACGCGGTGGAGCTGCACGGTGCGGCCGCGGAAAACGCCCGGAGAAATGTCCGCCTCAACGACTGCGTCCGCGTCACTGTGCGGCAGGGAGATCTTCTGGCGGTGAGATTCGGTGGGGAGTACGATATCGTGCTCGCCAATCTCATCTCGGACGTTATGATCGCCTGCCTTGGCGTGCTCACTCCGCTCGTGCGCCCCGGCGGTGTCATGATCGCCAGCGGCATTGTAAAAGCGCGCGCCGCGGAGGTCGAGGAGCGCATTATCGACAGCGGTCTGAGGTTCAGGGATATCGCGCTCCTCGATGGCTGGATGGGATATCTTCTGACGCGCTGAGCCGGCGCATTATTATCAGGCCTTTACCACGACCTCGATGAGCTTTTCGACCGGCTCGGCCCCGATGATCTCGATGGTCTCGTTGATTACGGTCTTCGGGACGGAACTGACGTTGTACTTTACCGCGAGCTGGGGGAAGGTTCCCGCGTCCACCATGTCCGCGCGTATCCTGGGGCTTTCGAGCGCGATGCGATGCGCCACGCTGACCGCGGCGGGGCAATACGGGCAGGTGAGCGAGATAAAGACCTGGATGTGAACGTCCCTGGCTATTTTCTTTATCGCTTCGGCCTCCTTCGCGGGGAGTGCTTCTTTTTGACCGGAAACCTCGAAGATGCTCTGGATGAACGAATTGATTTCGTAACCGCCGGGTAGGCCGAAAAAGCGCACGCCGGTGTCGTTGTCGTTTTTATCCAGCAGAACGATCGCGGGTATCTTGTCAATCCTATAGTAGGCGGCCTTGTCGCGGTCCTTTACGAAATCAAACACGACCAGTCCGATCTTGTCGCTGAGCGATGTGAACTCGTTTAAGAATTCGTGGGTCTCCTTGCAGATGCCGCACTCCATTTCCTGCGTGAAATAAAGCAGGTTGACCCGGTCGGCAAGCTTCGCCAGGATATCGCCTATCTGCTTCCTTACTTTGTCATCGAAGATTGCCATACTTCATCCTCCATTCTGTCGTTATGATTCTCTTAGCACGTATTCGCAGGCGGAAAGCGCCGCCTTGGCGCCCTCCCCCGCCGCGATGATAATCTGCTTGAAGGGAACCGAGCTTACGTCTCCGGCGGCGAATATCCCCGGGCGGCTGGTACGGCAGGCGCAATCCACGTTGATTTCACCGAATTCGTTCAGCTCGAGCAGGTCTTTGACCAGTGCGTTATTGGGGATAAGGCCGATCTCAATAAATATGCCCTGCGCGTTCAGTTCGCTGACGGCGCCTGTCGCCCGGCTTTTAACCACGACGTTCTCCACCCGGAGCTCCCCCTTTATTTCAACGACCTCGTGTTCGTACATGACCGTTGTGTTGGCAAAGGCTGAAAACGCATCCACAAGGATTTTGTCGGCGGTGAGTTCGGAGAGGAGCTGGATGACGGTGACGTGTTCGGAGATCTTGGCGAGATCTATCGCGGACTCTATTCCCGAGTTGCCACCGCCCACTACGACGACCCGCTTGCCGGCGAAGAGCGGGGCGTCGCAGATGGCGCAGTATGCCACGCCCTTGCCGGTGAGTTCGGCTTCGCCGGGAACGCCAAGCCGCCTCCAGCTCTTGCCGGTGGTGATGATGAGCGTGCGGGCCCTGAAGGCGCTTCCGTCCTCGATCCGTATCGTTTTTACCCTGCCGTCCTCGATCGAATCGGCTTTTTTGCCCTCGACAACGGCGATTTCGAACTGTCGCACCTGCTCTCTGAATTTCGAGGCGAGGTCGACGCCGGTGATGTAGTTGTAGCCCATGTAGTTCTCGACGGTGGAGGTGTCGGAGAGCTGGCCCCCGAAGTCCATGGTGATCAGCCCCGTGGAGACCCCCTTGCGCATGCAGTAAACGGCGGCCGTCAGCGCCGCGGGCCCGCCGCCTATTATTATAACGTCGTATAACACGTCCTCCTTCATCGGGACCACCCTGTCGTCGGTCCCGGATGTGCCGATACTCAGCTTGAATTCCATGACAACGGACACTCCTTCCGGGTGATGGCGGCGGGCAGGGCCTCCGGAGGGGGTCCGGCCGCACCGCAGAATTATGTTACAGGATTACGCGGGTGCTGTCAAGAAGCGATTGCCGCGGGTAATGACGGCTTTAGTGCGGCTATACATTCGAAAGCGACCGGACCAAAATTTACCTACCCGTAACAATTAGCGGCAATTTTGAATTGAACCGCGCCAGAGCGAGGGTATCTTTACTTACACTAACATATCACCGTGATAGTTAAGCGCGGCTATACAAGGAGCGCCATATGTGCGGCATAGTGGGAATAATCAACACCGATAAAAGAAAGATTGACGGAAGCCATATCCGCGAGGCGATACGAATACAGCGGGAGCGGGGCAACGGGCTGGGCGGGGGTTTTTCGGCCTACGGCATTTACCCGGAGAACCGGGATAAATATGCCTTCCATATGATGTACGAGGGTAACCGGCACAATCCGGTGATCGGCCAGGTCGAAAGCTACCTGGAGAGGAAGACCAGGGTCTACCAGTCGGAGGAAATACCCGTGTACCCGAACGAGCGGATCCCGCGCGGTCCTCATTTCAAGCGATATTTCGTGAAAATCCTCGAGGAACAGATCAACGCGGACCAGACCGAAGAGGACTGCGTGGTCGAAATAGTCATGAACATAAACCGCATGGGCGGGGCCTTCGTCGTTTCGTCCGGCAAGAACATGGGGGTGTTCAAAGGGGTCGGGTACCCGGAGGACATCGCCGATTATTTCAGGATTGAGGACTATGAGGCCTACGCATGGACCGCGCATAACCGCTTCCCCACCAATACGCCGGGCTGGTGGGGGGGCGCCCATCCCTTCACCATCCTCGACAAGGCGGTGGTGCACAACGGGGAGATAACGAGCTACGGGACGAATGTGCGCTGGCTCGAGATGTACGGCTACTTCTGCCTGCTTCAGACCGACACCGAAGTGATAAGCTATATTTACGACAAGCTTACAAGAAAGGACCACCTCTCAATGCGTGACGCCTGCTATGTTATGGCGCCCTCGCTGTGGGAGGAGATAGAGCGCGAGAATGACGGCAAGAAGAAGACCCTGCGACAGATATATGGACCGGCCGTGGTGAACGGACCGTTCGGCATCGTGCTCACGCACGAGCGGGGGGCCATTGTGCTCAACGACAGGAACAAGCTGCGGCCCGTGGTATGTGCGAAGAGCGGTAACACCTTTTACGCCTCGTCTGAGGAGTGCAGCATCAGGCTTCTTTCGCCGGAGGTCGATGAGATCTGGTCGCCGCGCGGCGGCGAGCCGGTCATCATCGATCTGCAGCGGGAAGAGGGCAAGGAGGTCGCCTGATGGCCGACATGAACAACAACTGGAAGGTCATACCGCCGTTTCATCCCGAGTTCGACCTGGAGCGTTGTGATTACGAAAACGGATGCGCCATATGCGCGCACGAGTGTTCGTTCGGCGAGATCGGCCTCAAGCCGGTGAAGGGGCCGGACGGCCAGGTGCGACAGCGTCCATGGGCCAACCTCAGTTCGTGCGGCGCCTGCCAGCGCTGCGTGAAGATGTGCCCGCGCAACGCCATTCATATCGCCTGCCAGCCGATGCACACAAGTCATAATTACTGGACGCCGGATTACGTTAACGCCATCTGGCGGCAGTCGGGCGCGCGCGGTGGTGTGCTCCTGGTCGGTAACGGGGCCACCGGTCCGCAGAGGCGTTATTTCGATCATATGATGTTCGATGCCTGTCAGGTAACCAATCCGTCGATCGACCCGCTTCGCGAACCGATGGAGATTCGAACCTATCTTGGCAGAAAGGCGGAACGTTTCGGCGAGGACATGGGTCCGCAGTTGAAGCTGGAGGTGCCGATCATGTTCGGCGCGATGAGCTTCGGGGCGCTCAATCTCCGTGTCCACGAGGCCGAGGCGCGGGCCACTCGGTCAATCGGCACTTTCTGGAACACCGGAGAGGGCGGATTCCATAAATCGCTTCGCGGATACGGGGCCAATACAATAGTTCAGGTCGCCTCCGGGCGGTTCGGCGTATCGGAGGACTATCTGAACTCGGCCGCGGCCGTCGAGATCAAGATCGGCCAGGGCGCCAAGCCGGGGATCGGCGGGCACCTGCCGGGCGAGAAGGTTTCCGGAGAGATATCGGAGACACGGATGATCCCGGTGGGAAGCGACGCGCTTTCGCCGGCCCCGCACCACGACATCTATTCGATCGAGGACCTCAGGCAACTCATCTTCGCCATCAAGGAGGCGGTCGAGTACCGGGTGCCAGTTTCGGTGAAGATAGCAGCGGTGCATAACGTCGCCCCTATCGCCAGCGGAATCGCCCGCGCGGGCGCCGACATCATTACGATCGACGGTTTCCGCGGGGGAAGCGGGGCCACGCCCCTCCAGATCCGCCAGAACACGGGGATACCGCTGGAGCTTGCCATTGCGGCGGCGGACCAGCGCCTGCGCGAGGAGGGCATACGACAGACGGTAAGCTTGGTCGCCTCGGGGGGAATACAGTGTTCCTCGGATGTGCTGAAGGCGATCTGCCTGGGGGCCGATGCGGTGTATGTCGGGACACCGGTACTTATCGCGCTCGGCTGCGGCGTCTGCCAGCGCTGCTTCAGCGGCAAGTGCGCCTACGGCATCACCACCAACAGGCCGGGGCTGGCCGAGCGCATTGATGTTGATGGAGCGACCGAGGCCCTCGAGAACCTGCTGCATGCCTGGGCGGAGGAGATCAAGGAGCTTATGGGATCGATGGGAATCAGCACCATCGAGGCCCTTCGTGGAAACCGCGACCGGCTTCGGGCGGTGGGCCTGACGGCAGGGGAGATGTCCATCCTCGGAATAAAACACGCGGGCGCATAAGAGGAGTCAATAAGCTATGGTAAGCCTGGACGCCAACGGAATTTATTACAGAATGCTCAACCGGCACGTTCGCGAGGTTCTTGCGCGCGGCGAGCGGGAGGTGTTGATCAACAACGTGCTCGGCCAGCGTTACATCGGAGGGGGGCTGAACGCGAAGGCGCGGATACTCATCCACGGAACGCCCGGGCAGGACCTCGGCGCGTTCATGAACGGCCCGGAGATCGTCGTATTCGGCAACGCGCAGGACGGCACCGCCAATACCATGAACGCGGGAAAGATAGTTGTGCACGGCAAGGCCGGCGAAATACCGGGCCACTCGATGCGCGGCGGCAAGGTGTTCATCAAGGGAGACGTTGAGTATCGGGCCGGCATACACATGAAGGAATACCTCGAGCAGGTGCCCTGCCTGGTTATCGGTGGGACGACGAAGGACTACTGCGGCGAATACATGGCCGGCGGAAAGATCATCGTACTGAACCTCGAAAACCGCAAAGGCTCCCCGGTAGGGCACAGCGTGGGCACCGGTATACATGGAGGGGCCATCTTTATCCGCGGAGTCGTAGAGCCCTACCAGCTCGGCCCCGGCGCCGTCTTCGCCGATATCGACGCCGAAGATATGACGTTTCTTCAAAGCGCGCTCGGCGAGTTTTCCGAGGACCTCACGATCGAGCTGCCCGAAAGCATTTACGGTGAATTCGTAAAGATTACCCATAAAGGCCACCGGCCGTTTGAAAAGTTGTACACCCCGGGTATCAATATTCGTACCGACACGCCCCGGCACCTCAACCTGACGCCTCCGTGCACCTACAGCTGTCCGGCGATGATTCCGACGCCGGTTTATTTCAACCTGATCAGGGATGGGAAGCTGCGTGAGGCGCAGACGCTCATGGACGAGTTCACTCCTTTCAGAATGTCGGTCTGCGCTACCGTGTGTCCCGCACCCTGCATGCAGTCGTGCAGCAGGGCGATGATCGACGGTCCTCTCGAGATTCAGAAACTGGCGCGGGAGTTCTATCCCGATTTCAACCCCCTCCGGGCGAAAACGCGCCGTAAAGAAAGCGTCGCGTTAATAGGCGCGGGGCCGGCGGGCCTTTCGGCGGCGTGGCAGCTCGCCCGGCGCGGGTACGCGGTTTCGGTATACGACGCCGCGGACGACCTGGGCGGCAAGCTTCGCAAGGCGATACCGCGCGAGCGCCTTTCGGACGAAACGCTCGAGAAGGACATACGGCGAATCAGGTCCCTGCCCATAAAGTTCCACCTTAAACAGGCGGTCGACGCGGCGGCTTTCGGGAAAATCCGCGGGGCGAACGACCTGGTGCTCGCCGCCACCGGCGCTCATATATCGAAAACGATCCCCTTCGCCGGGGGTGAGCGGATTCTTTCGGGCCTGAAGTTCCTCGTCGATATAAACGAGGGCAGAAGTATGGATCTGCATGGCAGGGAACTGGTCGTTATCGGCGCGGGCAATGTGGGAATGGATATTGCGTGCGAGGCGTGGCGCCTTGGGGCTAAACGAGTAACGGCGATCGATGTTCAGAAGCCCCTGGCCTTCGGCAAAGAGCTGGACATGGCGCGAAAGCTCGGCACCGGAATACTGTGGCCCCGCCACATCGACCGGCTTGACGAGCGTCGCGTCTATTTCAAGGACGGGACCGACCTCAGGGCGGACGTTGTGATTTTCAGCATCGGCGAGTTGCCCGAATCCTCGTACCTGCCGGAGTCGGTGATGCGCGATGACAGAGGATATGTTATCACATCGGACAAATCGTTCAGGACAAGCGATGTCGCGATATACGCATGCGGCGATTTGTTAAAGCCGGGACTCGTCACGGACGCCATCGGGAGCGGCCGGCTCGCCGCCATGCAGATGCATGCTGCCTGCGCCGAGAAGCCCTTCGTTTATCCGGAGCGGCATCTCGTTCCTCGGAGGAGGATCCAGGCGGCCTATTTCGGAAGTGAATCGCGCGAGCTCGACCGCTGCATAAGCTGCGGAACCTGCGTCTTTTGCGATAAATGCGTCGATGCGTGTCCGCAGCGGGCGCTTTCGCGCAACGGCGAGATATTCACCATCGATTCGGTGCTGTGCACAGGCTGTTTCACCTGTGTCAATGTCTGTCCCAGGGGGGCGATTCAGGGCGATGATGTCGCCGATTTCGCACGGGATACGATGGAGAACGAGGGATAGGAAAAGGGGCGCGGGATGGCACCCCTTCAGGTGTCCTGTTTGATCACCTTTCGAAGGCTCTTCTCAAGATAATTAACATGCAGGATGATGAGCTTTTTGGCGGTCACCCCGTCGCGGGCTTCGATCGCCTCGATGATCTTCACATGATGTTCGTACAGGGCGCGCGAGCTCCCCTTTACCTTGCTGAGCTTCTCGCGGCTGTAGGGAAGGACCCCCCTGATGATAGACGATATGGCCTTGAGCATGTGGGAGAAGATGGTGTTGTTGGTGGCGTCGTACAGATCGTTGTAAAACTCGCCGTACAGCTTCCCCCCCTCCTTGGTCAGAATGATTTTGTCGA encodes the following:
- a CDS encoding thioredoxin family protein: MAIFDDKVRKQIGDILAKLADRVNLLYFTQEMECGICKETHEFLNEFTSLSDKIGLVVFDFVKDRDKAAYYRIDKIPAIVLLDKNDNDTGVRFFGLPGGYEINSFIQSIFEVSGQKEALPAKEAEAIKKIARDVHIQVFISLTCPYCPAAVSVAHRIALESPRIRADMVDAGTFPQLAVKYNVSSVPKTVINETIEIIGAEPVEKLIEVVVKA
- a CDS encoding FAD-dependent oxidoreductase, whose protein sequence is MVSLDANGIYYRMLNRHVREVLARGEREVLINNVLGQRYIGGGLNAKARILIHGTPGQDLGAFMNGPEIVVFGNAQDGTANTMNAGKIVVHGKAGEIPGHSMRGGKVFIKGDVEYRAGIHMKEYLEQVPCLVIGGTTKDYCGEYMAGGKIIVLNLENRKGSPVGHSVGTGIHGGAIFIRGVVEPYQLGPGAVFADIDAEDMTFLQSALGEFSEDLTIELPESIYGEFVKITHKGHRPFEKLYTPGINIRTDTPRHLNLTPPCTYSCPAMIPTPVYFNLIRDGKLREAQTLMDEFTPFRMSVCATVCPAPCMQSCSRAMIDGPLEIQKLAREFYPDFNPLRAKTRRKESVALIGAGPAGLSAAWQLARRGYAVSVYDAADDLGGKLRKAIPRERLSDETLEKDIRRIRSLPIKFHLKQAVDAAAFGKIRGANDLVLAATGAHISKTIPFAGGERILSGLKFLVDINEGRSMDLHGRELVVIGAGNVGMDIACEAWRLGAKRVTAIDVQKPLAFGKELDMARKLGTGILWPRHIDRLDERRVYFKDGTDLRADVVIFSIGELPESSYLPESVMRDDRGYVITSDKSFRTSDVAIYACGDLLKPGLVTDAIGSGRLAAMQMHAACAEKPFVYPERHLVPRRRIQAAYFGSESRELDRCISCGTCVFCDKCVDACPQRALSRNGEIFTIDSVLCTGCFTCVNVCPRGAIQGDDVADFARDTMENEG
- a CDS encoding FAD-dependent oxidoreductase encodes the protein MEFKLSIGTSGTDDRVVPMKEDVLYDVIIIGGGPAALTAAVYCMRKGVSTGLITMDFGGQLSDTSTVENYMGYNYITGVDLASKFREQVRQFEIAVVEGKKADSIEDGRVKTIRIEDGSAFRARTLIITTGKSWRRLGVPGEAELTGKGVAYCAICDAPLFAGKRVVVVGGGNSGIESAIDLAKISEHVTVIQLLSELTADKILVDAFSAFANTTVMYEHEVVEIKGELRVENVVVKSRATGAVSELNAQGIFIEIGLIPNNALVKDLLELNEFGEINVDCACRTSRPGIFAAGDVSSVPFKQIIIAAGEGAKAALSACEYVLRES
- a CDS encoding glutamate synthase-related protein; this encodes MADMNNNWKVIPPFHPEFDLERCDYENGCAICAHECSFGEIGLKPVKGPDGQVRQRPWANLSSCGACQRCVKMCPRNAIHIACQPMHTSHNYWTPDYVNAIWRQSGARGGVLLVGNGATGPQRRYFDHMMFDACQVTNPSIDPLREPMEIRTYLGRKAERFGEDMGPQLKLEVPIMFGAMSFGALNLRVHEAEARATRSIGTFWNTGEGGFHKSLRGYGANTIVQVASGRFGVSEDYLNSAAAVEIKIGQGAKPGIGGHLPGEKVSGEISETRMIPVGSDALSPAPHHDIYSIEDLRQLIFAIKEAVEYRVPVSVKIAAVHNVAPIASGIARAGADIITIDGFRGGSGATPLQIRQNTGIPLELAIAAADQRLREEGIRQTVSLVASGGIQCSSDVLKAICLGADAVYVGTPVLIALGCGVCQRCFSGKCAYGITTNRPGLAERIDVDGATEALENLLHAWAEEIKELMGSMGISTIEALRGNRDRLRAVGLTAGEMSILGIKHAGA
- a CDS encoding glutamine amidotransferase family protein codes for the protein MCGIVGIINTDKRKIDGSHIREAIRIQRERGNGLGGGFSAYGIYPENRDKYAFHMMYEGNRHNPVIGQVESYLERKTRVYQSEEIPVYPNERIPRGPHFKRYFVKILEEQINADQTEEDCVVEIVMNINRMGGAFVVSSGKNMGVFKGVGYPEDIADYFRIEDYEAYAWTAHNRFPTNTPGWWGGAHPFTILDKAVVHNGEITSYGTNVRWLEMYGYFCLLQTDTEVISYIYDKLTRKDHLSMRDACYVMAPSLWEEIERENDGKKKTLRQIYGPAVVNGPFGIVLTHERGAIVLNDRNKLRPVVCAKSGNTFYASSEECSIRLLSPEVDEIWSPRGGEPVIIDLQREEGKEVA
- a CDS encoding 50S ribosomal protein L11 methyltransferase, with translation MDEPAERGESRFVIDDYESPCEMDGGGLLHCTDAFKNLEHFEESVGAAGDPFGEIGGSIWRCHAESMEVIELESGFYIQPLASASMAPPSFPSVIYIDPFSAFGDGRHPSTSLCLRFLAEHADSFTADERAMLSVLDAGAGTGILSIAAEKLGAGLIDAVELHGAAAENARRNVRLNDCVRVTVRQGDLLAVRFGGEYDIVLANLISDVMIACLGVLTPLVRPGGVMIASGIVKARAAEVEERIIDSGLRFRDIALLDGWMGYLLTR
- the lysA gene encoding diaminopimelate decarboxylase, which gives rise to MNSYDDYFPCNGNELMCEGLPLREIGEQYGTPLYIYSERGFRERYREIDGALAGVWHLICYSIKSNSNVNILRTMAEMGSGMDVVSGGEIRRARAAGVDPGKIVFAGVGKTDEEISEAIDWKILMFNCESFEEMEKIDGIARAKKVVADISVRVNPDVDANTHHYITTGKKENKFGIAIDQLLERRAFVKGLAGLRLIGIHCHIGSQIVDMRPFIASLERLIALIDELKRGGFKDIAYINLGGGMGIRYRDEEFFPIAEWAGEVKKRVSAAKLRLIIEPGRYISGNNGVLLVRLLYRKQSANKVFLVTDGGMNDLIRPSLYSAYQNVQNCVRRDANEVVDVVGPVCESGDFFAKDREITRSEQGDYLAVMSAGAYGMSMASRYNTRRLPAEVMVGTDGSARLIRRRETYDDMLAHELPL